The Pseudomonas asiatica genome has a segment encoding these proteins:
- a CDS encoding substrate-binding periplasmic protein: MTPAPGLKALSSLMLLAVFWLAAPVWAADAVEVRIGAAHFPPYTVRPEQGADSGLLPQLVDALNRTQQRYHFVVVPTSIQRRFGDLQQGRTDMAIFENPEWGWQQIAHQSVDLGLEDAEVFVARKANGRDPHYFDDLHGKRLALINGYHYAFAGFNSDPDYLRTAYKATLTYSHDSNLLMVQADRADIALVTRSYLSDFLERNPASREQLVSSQRIDQVYHHYALLRPGAPIGEQSFAALLRALRDSGELARIFEPYRITVSAPHD, encoded by the coding sequence TTGACTCCAGCGCCCGGCCTAAAGGCCCTGTCTTCCCTGATGCTGCTGGCCGTGTTCTGGCTGGCGGCGCCGGTATGGGCTGCCGATGCCGTCGAAGTGAGGATTGGCGCGGCGCATTTCCCACCGTACACGGTACGCCCCGAGCAGGGGGCCGACAGCGGCCTGCTGCCGCAGCTGGTCGACGCGCTAAACCGCACGCAGCAGCGCTACCACTTCGTCGTGGTGCCCACCTCCATCCAGCGGCGTTTTGGTGACCTCCAGCAAGGCCGCACCGACATGGCCATTTTCGAGAACCCGGAGTGGGGCTGGCAGCAGATTGCCCACCAGAGCGTGGACCTGGGCCTGGAAGATGCCGAGGTGTTCGTCGCCCGCAAGGCCAATGGCCGTGACCCGCATTACTTCGACGACCTACACGGCAAGCGCCTGGCGCTGATCAACGGCTACCACTATGCGTTCGCCGGCTTCAACTCCGATCCGGACTACCTGCGCACCGCCTACAAAGCGACCCTGACCTATTCCCACGACAGCAACCTGCTGATGGTGCAGGCCGACCGCGCCGACATCGCCCTGGTCACGCGTTCCTATCTCAGCGATTTCCTGGAGCGCAACCCGGCCAGCCGGGAGCAGTTGGTGTCCTCGCAGCGCATTGACCAGGTCTACCACCACTACGCCTTGCTGCGCCCGGGGGCGCCGATCGGCGAGCAGTCGTTCGCGGCGCTGCTGCGGGCGCTGCGCGACAGTGGCGAGCTGGCGCGCATCTTCGAGCCCTACCGCATCACGGTGTCGGCCCCACACGACTAA
- a CDS encoding RNA polymerase factor sigma-70, giving the protein MAEQLSTSKCDSPLLQAFVDNRSILVKIAARITGCRSRAEDVVQDAFFRLSAAPQITSSFKAQLSYLFQIVRNLAIDHYRKQAMELKYSGSEEEGLNVVVQNASPEATHINLAALDDIAEALNELPQRTRYAFEMYRLHGVPQKDIAKELGVSPTLVNFMIRDALVHCRKTASRQA; this is encoded by the coding sequence ATGGCGGAACAACTATCCACAAGTAAGTGCGATTCACCATTACTGCAGGCCTTCGTCGACAACCGCAGCATCCTGGTCAAGATCGCTGCCCGCATCACCGGCTGCCGGTCGCGCGCCGAAGATGTGGTGCAGGACGCCTTTTTCCGGCTCAGCGCCGCCCCGCAGATCACATCGTCGTTCAAGGCGCAGCTGAGCTACCTGTTCCAGATCGTGCGCAACCTGGCCATCGACCACTACCGCAAGCAGGCGATGGAGTTGAAGTACTCCGGCAGCGAGGAGGAAGGCCTGAACGTAGTCGTGCAGAACGCCTCCCCCGAAGCCACCCACATCAACCTTGCCGCGCTGGATGACATTGCCGAGGCGCTGAACGAACTGCCCCAGCGCACCCGCTATGCCTTCGAGATGTACCGCCTGCATGGCGTGCCGCAGAAGGACATTGCCAAGGAGCTGGGAGTGTCGCCGACACTGGTCAACTTCATGATCCGCGATGCGCTGGTACATTGTCGCAAGACGGCCAGTCGGCAGGCCTGA
- a CDS encoding alpha/beta family hydrolase produces the protein MINGQSAGIDGDQWAKVGNVPGLRCDPPHVRGKGGYKGCLILAHGAGAPMDSGFMDEMAQRLAALGVAVVRFEFPYMAERRVAGGKRPPNPQKVLLECWREVYRQVRPLVAGRLAVGGKSMGGRMASLLADELEADALVCLGYPFYAVGKPEKPRVEHLAELKTPTLIVQGERDALGNREAVAGYALSPAIEVSWLVAGDHDLKPLKASGFSHEQHLQAAAEKVAAFLSQ, from the coding sequence ATGATTAATGGGCAAAGTGCCGGTATTGACGGGGATCAATGGGCGAAGGTCGGAAATGTCCCAGGCTTGCGCTGCGATCCCCCGCACGTTCGGGGCAAGGGCGGCTACAAGGGCTGCCTGATCCTGGCCCATGGCGCAGGTGCGCCGATGGACAGCGGGTTCATGGACGAAATGGCGCAAAGGCTTGCGGCGCTTGGGGTAGCGGTAGTGCGCTTCGAGTTCCCGTACATGGCCGAGCGCAGGGTTGCCGGCGGCAAGCGGCCGCCGAACCCGCAGAAGGTGTTGCTGGAATGCTGGCGCGAGGTGTACCGGCAGGTGCGACCTTTGGTCGCGGGCAGGCTGGCGGTGGGTGGCAAGTCCATGGGCGGGCGCATGGCCAGCCTGCTGGCCGATGAACTGGAAGCGGATGCACTGGTGTGCCTGGGCTATCCGTTCTATGCGGTGGGCAAGCCGGAGAAGCCACGGGTCGAGCACCTGGCCGAATTGAAGACGCCGACGTTGATCGTGCAGGGCGAGCGGGATGCGCTGGGTAACCGCGAGGCGGTGGCAGGGTATGCGTTATCGCCGGCGATCGAGGTGAGCTGGCTGGTGGCGGGGGACCATGACCTGAAGCCGCTGAAGGCCTCGGGGTTCAGCCATGAGCAGCACTTGCAGGCGGCGGCTGAGAAGGTTGCGGCATTCCTGTCGCAGTAG
- the ccoP gene encoding cytochrome-c oxidase, cbb3-type subunit III: MTTFWSTYICVLTIGSLIGLTWLLLATRKGQSNNTTDQTMGHSFDGIEEYDNPLPKWWFWLFVGTLVFSVGYLILYPGLGNWKGILPGYENGWTGANEWQKEMDKADAKFGPIFAKYAAMPVEEVAKDPQALKMGSRLFASNCSVCHGSDAKGAYGFPNLTDKDWRWGGEAETIKASIMNGRHGVMPAWAEVIGEQGVADVAAFVLTNLDGRSLPEGIKADAAKGKEIFAGNCVACHGPEGKGTPAMGAPDLTHPQAFIYGSSFAQLQQTIRYGRQGQMPAQAEIQGNDKVHLLAAYVYSLSQDGAAETVTAK; the protein is encoded by the coding sequence ATGACCACCTTCTGGAGTACGTACATCTGCGTACTGACCATCGGTAGCCTGATTGGCCTGACCTGGCTGCTGCTCGCCACCCGCAAGGGCCAGAGCAACAACACCACCGACCAGACCATGGGCCACAGCTTCGACGGCATCGAGGAATACGACAACCCGCTGCCCAAGTGGTGGTTCTGGCTGTTCGTCGGCACCCTGGTGTTCTCGGTCGGTTACCTGATCCTCTACCCGGGCCTGGGCAACTGGAAGGGCATCCTGCCGGGCTATGAAAATGGCTGGACCGGCGCCAACGAATGGCAGAAGGAAATGGACAAGGCCGACGCAAAATTCGGCCCGATCTTCGCCAAGTATGCTGCCATGCCCGTGGAAGAAGTGGCCAAGGACCCGCAGGCGCTGAAAATGGGCAGCCGCCTGTTCGCCTCGAACTGCTCGGTTTGCCATGGCTCGGACGCCAAGGGTGCCTATGGCTTCCCCAACCTCACCGACAAGGACTGGCGCTGGGGCGGCGAGGCGGAAACCATCAAGGCGTCGATCATGAACGGTCGCCACGGCGTGATGCCGGCCTGGGCCGAAGTGATCGGCGAGCAGGGCGTGGCGGATGTGGCCGCGTTCGTGCTCACCAACCTCGATGGCCGCAGCCTGCCGGAAGGGATCAAGGCCGACGCCGCCAAGGGCAAGGAAATCTTCGCCGGCAATTGCGTGGCCTGCCACGGGCCTGAAGGCAAGGGCACCCCGGCCATGGGCGCGCCAGACCTGACCCACCCGCAGGCGTTCATCTACGGTTCGAGCTTTGCCCAGCTGCAGCAGACCATTCGCTATGGTCGCCAGGGTCAGATGCCGGCGCAGGCGGAGATCCAGGGCAACGACAAGGTGCACCTGCTGGCGGCGTATGTGTATAGCCTGTCGCAGGATGGTGCTGCTGAAACCGTGACTGCCAAGTAA
- a CDS encoding exonuclease domain-containing protein — translation MGHWLVIDLEATTDDGGWPVTEMEVIEIGASLVTREGREVDHFQRFVKPRRRPQLTPFCRELTHISQASVDSAAPFREVWASFERWLGHHRGQLQAWVSWGDYDRQQLHQEWQQHGLDSLLRTLPHINLKQRFAKARHLQRPAGLNGALQLAGMHFCGQQHRALEDARNTARLLPLSLPVDAT, via the coding sequence ATGGGCCATTGGTTGGTGATCGACCTGGAAGCCACCACCGACGATGGTGGGTGGCCGGTCACAGAGATGGAAGTCATTGAAATCGGCGCAAGCCTGGTTACCCGCGAAGGCCGCGAGGTCGACCACTTCCAGCGCTTCGTGAAGCCCCGGCGGCGGCCGCAGCTGACCCCGTTCTGCCGTGAGCTGACCCACATCAGCCAGGCCAGCGTGGACAGTGCCGCACCGTTCCGCGAGGTATGGGCAAGCTTCGAGCGCTGGCTCGGGCACCACCGCGGGCAGCTTCAGGCCTGGGTCAGCTGGGGCGACTACGACCGCCAGCAGTTGCACCAGGAGTGGCAGCAGCATGGGCTGGACAGCCTGCTGCGGACCCTGCCGCACATCAACCTCAAGCAACGCTTCGCCAAGGCCCGCCACCTGCAGCGCCCCGCTGGGCTGAATGGTGCACTGCAGCTGGCCGGCATGCACTTTTGCGGGCAGCAGCACCGGGCCCTGGAAGATGCGCGCAATACCGCGCGGCTGCTGCCGTTGAGCCTGCCGGTGGACGCTACCTGA
- a CDS encoding cbb3-type cytochrome oxidase subunit 3, which translates to MGMDIGMIRGLGTLVVMIAFIGLTLWVFNRRRDRDFAEARLLPFVDDRLPSAGQAPAAKRSNGQ; encoded by the coding sequence ATGGGAATGGACATCGGCATGATCCGCGGCCTGGGCACCCTGGTGGTGATGATCGCCTTCATCGGCCTCACCCTGTGGGTATTCAACCGCCGCCGCGACCGTGATTTCGCCGAAGCGCGCCTGCTGCCCTTCGTCGACGACCGCCTGCCCTCTGCCGGACAGGCACCTGCTGCAAAAAGGAGTAACGGGCAATGA
- a CDS encoding GNAT family N-acetyltransferase translates to MPFDAASQPLSAPRWRSLSAEEGDSWLSLSLEGRPLIQLRLEVGATLHVHLERLCPERPYQALWAACYWLLARDTACQRLAWYLPEALPQALTSGLLLAGEQPGQYLCERALFWQLPQPWLGESASVAYPQQMQISNGKRHPRRAPKPRGEVYRRFDTRLGSWVSLRTLEIEHDLERFNRWQNNPRVEAFWQEAGTLAQHREYLGKLEADPHALTLIGCFDDQPFAYFEAYWAKEDRIAPFYPADDYDRGIHMLVGEESHRGPHKVASWLSALVHYLFLDDPRTQRVVAEPRADNGKMIGYMHDQCFHCDKEFDFPHKRAALMILGRERFFDKCKLA, encoded by the coding sequence ATGCCGTTCGATGCCGCTTCGCAGCCCCTGTCAGCGCCACGCTGGCGCAGCCTCAGTGCCGAGGAGGGCGACAGCTGGCTGAGCCTGTCCCTCGAAGGCCGCCCGCTGATCCAGTTGCGCCTGGAGGTGGGCGCTACCCTGCATGTTCACCTGGAGCGGCTGTGCCCCGAGCGCCCCTATCAGGCCTTGTGGGCCGCCTGTTATTGGCTGCTGGCCCGCGACACCGCCTGCCAGCGCCTGGCCTGGTACCTGCCCGAGGCGTTGCCCCAGGCATTGACCAGTGGCCTGCTGCTGGCCGGCGAGCAGCCTGGCCAATACCTGTGCGAGCGAGCGCTGTTCTGGCAGCTGCCACAGCCGTGGCTGGGCGAGTCGGCCAGCGTGGCATACCCGCAGCAAATGCAGATCAGCAACGGCAAGCGCCACCCACGCCGCGCGCCCAAGCCTCGTGGCGAGGTGTACCGGCGCTTCGATACGCGCCTGGGCAGTTGGGTGTCGCTGCGTACCTTGGAAATCGAACATGACCTGGAGCGCTTCAACCGCTGGCAGAACAACCCGCGGGTGGAGGCGTTCTGGCAGGAGGCTGGCACCCTGGCGCAGCACCGTGAATACCTAGGCAAGCTCGAGGCCGACCCGCATGCCCTGACGCTGATCGGCTGCTTCGATGACCAGCCGTTTGCCTACTTCGAGGCGTATTGGGCCAAGGAAGACCGCATTGCGCCGTTCTACCCGGCCGATGACTACGACCGTGGCATCCACATGCTGGTGGGGGAGGAGAGCCACCGCGGGCCGCACAAGGTAGCCAGCTGGCTATCGGCGCTGGTGCACTACCTGTTCCTGGATGACCCGCGCACCCAGCGGGTGGTGGCCGAGCCGCGTGCCGACAACGGCAAGATGATCGGCTACATGCACGACCAGTGCTTCCATTGCGACAAGGAGTTCGACTTCCCGCACAAGCGCGCGGCGTTGATGATTCTGGGGCGGGAGCGTTTTTTCGATAAGTGTAAATTGGCTTGA
- the ccoO gene encoding cytochrome-c oxidase, cbb3-type subunit II: MKHEVIEKNVGLLALLMVFAVSIGGLTQIVPLFFQDVTNKPVEGMKPYTALQLEGRDIYIREGCVGCHSQMIRPFRAETERYGHYSVAGESVWDHPFLWGSKRTGPDLARVGGRYSDDWHRAHLYNPRNVVPESKMPSYPWLVAQQVDNSHTDTKMRTLRTLGVPYTDDDIAGARDAVKGKTEMDALVAYLQVLGTAIKNKR, encoded by the coding sequence ATGAAACATGAAGTCATCGAGAAAAACGTCGGCCTGCTGGCCCTGCTGATGGTGTTTGCCGTCAGCATCGGCGGCCTGACCCAGATCGTCCCGTTGTTCTTCCAGGACGTCACCAACAAGCCGGTGGAAGGCATGAAGCCCTACACCGCGCTGCAGCTGGAAGGCCGCGATATCTACATCCGCGAAGGCTGCGTGGGCTGCCACTCGCAGATGATCCGCCCGTTCCGCGCCGAAACCGAGCGCTATGGCCACTACTCGGTGGCTGGTGAAAGCGTGTGGGACCACCCGTTCCTGTGGGGTTCCAAGCGCACCGGGCCGGACCTGGCCCGGGTCGGTGGACGCTACTCGGACGACTGGCACCGTGCGCACCTGTACAACCCGCGCAACGTGGTACCGGAGTCGAAGATGCCGTCGTACCCATGGCTGGTCGCCCAGCAGGTCGACAACAGCCATACCGACACCAAGATGCGCACCCTGCGCACCCTGGGCGTGCCGTACACCGACGATGACATCGCCGGGGCCCGCGACGCGGTCAAGGGCAAGACCGAAATGGACGCCCTGGTCGCCTACCTGCAGGTGCTCGGCACCGCGATCAAGAACAAGAGGTGA
- the ccoN gene encoding cytochrome-c oxidase, cbb3-type subunit I — protein MNTTSSTAYNYKVVRQFAIMTVVWGIVGMGLGVFIAAQLAWPSLNFDLPWTSFGRLRPLHTNAVIFAFGGCALFATSYYSVQRTCQTTLFAPGLAAFTFWGWQLVILLAAISLPLGYTSSKEYAELEWPIDILITIVWVSYAIVFFGTLMKRNTKHIYVGNWFFGGFILTVAMLHVVNNLELPVSLTKSYSVYAGATDAMVQWWYGHNAVGFFLTAGFLGMMYYYVPKQAERPVYSYRLSIVHFWALITLYIWAGPHHLHYTALPDWAQSLGMVMSLILLAPSWGGMINGMMTLSGAWHKLRSDPILRFLVVSLAFYGMSTFEGPMMAIKTVNALSHYTDWTIGHVHAGALGWVAMISIGALYHTIPKVFGKERMYSIGLINAHFWLATIGTVLYIASMWVNGIAQGLMWRAVNSDGTLTYSFVETLVASHPGFIVRFVGGAIFLSGMFLMAWNTWRTVRSPALDVAPANAQLA, from the coding sequence ATGAACACAACCAGCAGTACCGCCTATAACTACAAGGTGGTCCGCCAATTCGCCATCATGACGGTGGTGTGGGGAATCGTCGGGATGGGGCTCGGCGTCTTCATCGCCGCCCAGCTCGCCTGGCCTTCCCTCAACTTCGACCTCCCCTGGACCAGCTTCGGCCGCCTGCGCCCCCTGCATACCAATGCGGTGATCTTCGCCTTCGGCGGCTGTGCGCTGTTCGCCACCTCCTATTATTCGGTGCAACGCACCTGCCAGACCACCCTGTTCGCACCGGGCCTGGCCGCGTTCACCTTCTGGGGCTGGCAACTGGTGATCCTGCTGGCGGCCATCAGCCTGCCGCTGGGCTACACCAGCTCCAAGGAATACGCCGAACTGGAATGGCCGATCGACATCCTGATCACCATCGTCTGGGTGAGCTACGCCATCGTGTTCTTCGGCACGCTGATGAAGCGCAACACCAAGCACATCTACGTCGGTAACTGGTTCTTCGGCGGCTTCATCCTCACCGTGGCGATGCTGCACGTCGTCAACAACCTGGAACTGCCGGTCAGCCTGACCAAGTCCTACTCGGTCTATGCCGGCGCCACCGATGCCATGGTGCAGTGGTGGTACGGCCACAACGCCGTGGGCTTCTTCCTGACCGCGGGCTTCCTGGGGATGATGTACTACTACGTGCCCAAGCAGGCCGAACGCCCGGTGTATTCCTATCGCCTGTCGATCGTGCACTTCTGGGCGCTGATCACCCTGTACATCTGGGCCGGCCCGCACCACCTGCACTACACCGCCCTGCCCGACTGGGCGCAGTCGCTGGGCATGGTGATGTCGCTGATCCTGCTGGCACCAAGCTGGGGCGGCATGATCAACGGCATGATGACCCTGTCCGGCGCCTGGCACAAACTGCGCAGCGACCCGATCCTGCGCTTCCTGGTGGTGTCGCTGGCGTTCTACGGCATGTCCACCTTCGAAGGCCCGATGATGGCCATCAAGACGGTCAACGCCCTGTCCCACTACACCGACTGGACCATCGGCCACGTGCACGCCGGCGCCCTCGGCTGGGTGGCGATGATCTCGATCGGCGCGCTGTACCACACCATCCCGAAAGTGTTCGGCAAGGAGCGCATGTACAGCATCGGCCTGATCAACGCGCACTTCTGGCTGGCCACCATCGGCACTGTGCTGTACATCGCCTCGATGTGGGTCAACGGCATCGCCCAGGGCCTGATGTGGCGCGCGGTCAACAGCGACGGCACGCTCACCTACTCGTTCGTGGAAACCCTGGTGGCCAGCCACCCAGGCTTCATCGTGCGCTTCGTCGGCGGTGCGATCTTCCTCAGCGGCATGTTCCTGATGGCCTGGAACACCTGGCGCACCGTGCGTTCGCCGGCGCTCGATGTCGCCCCTGCGAACGCCCAGCTGGCTTGA
- a CDS encoding pyrimidine/purine nucleoside phosphorylase has product MFKVNEYFDGTVKSIAFEGTEGPATVGVMAPGEYEFGTAKREIMHVVSGALTVKLPGSDNWETFNAGDKFNVAADSKFQLKVAVDTAYLCEYRD; this is encoded by the coding sequence ATGTTCAAGGTCAACGAATACTTCGATGGTACTGTCAAGTCGATCGCCTTCGAAGGCACTGAAGGCCCGGCCACCGTCGGCGTGATGGCCCCGGGCGAATACGAGTTCGGCACTGCCAAGCGCGAGATCATGCACGTGGTTTCCGGCGCCCTGACCGTGAAGCTGCCGGGTAGCGACAACTGGGAAACCTTCAACGCCGGTGACAAGTTCAATGTGGCCGCCGACAGCAAGTTCCAGCTGAAGGTGGCGGTGGATACTGCCTACCTGTGCGAGTACCGTGACTAA